From the Teredinibacter turnerae T7901 genome, one window contains:
- a CDS encoding flagellar hook-length control protein FliK → MDLPPLITRIINARTPITSPAKLELVSLAEYAGSQLSVVAEEVTPLQPQLRQQLLAQIAQWVAQSKISPALAQQIQTAPNLLAAKLQTQSPQNLMERLNPVVQQPIATLLAISATPLRAGAPLSVRIGVEGMLHLLPMGVTETSNAPAALLAGLRQYRSYSEPLAQPVRLLSDIQQHLLKIPTEHRTALLSPRLEGAVVALLQQPPTAGTINATQLERLFRSSGLYLENNLAQLAYRQPAAKTETASHTPLTSAGRIPDLKQALLSVFSSATQEATRLQQTASTPPQSLSEALASAGARIKQSGQLLQYLQQLTGQTGLNTAMFASVIAKVSPDLPRQLAALIQAAAALGLARISSNQLQQLSRHSQEPGALMQSQVEFFVRAGAEQLMPVNLHIEERRAPPQDDTDQKESRKRKSQHTYWRVFMELTLRDNSQLATEITFQDERLRTRMWSDSSHLQQRATEQLDQLQARLEASGIQIDGMTVEAGPPPAQPRQTVQQLIDVRT, encoded by the coding sequence ATGGATCTACCGCCTCTCATAACGCGCATTATTAACGCACGCACACCAATCACGAGCCCGGCTAAACTCGAGCTGGTGTCATTGGCCGAATATGCAGGAAGCCAATTATCTGTGGTTGCCGAGGAGGTAACGCCACTGCAACCTCAGCTGCGGCAACAGTTACTGGCTCAGATTGCACAGTGGGTTGCGCAGTCCAAAATATCACCAGCTTTGGCGCAACAGATACAAACCGCGCCCAACCTTCTCGCGGCGAAGCTGCAAACGCAGAGCCCACAGAACCTTATGGAGCGCCTAAACCCCGTCGTTCAGCAACCTATTGCAACCCTGCTCGCCATATCTGCGACACCATTACGCGCCGGCGCCCCGCTGAGTGTTCGTATTGGTGTCGAGGGGATGCTCCACCTCTTGCCGATGGGCGTGACTGAAACATCCAATGCTCCCGCCGCTTTGCTCGCGGGGTTGCGTCAGTATCGGTCCTACAGCGAGCCCCTCGCACAGCCAGTCCGCTTGCTGAGTGACATTCAACAGCATTTGTTGAAAATTCCGACGGAGCACCGTACTGCTCTGCTCTCGCCACGGCTGGAAGGCGCCGTCGTAGCCTTACTACAACAACCTCCGACGGCAGGTACCATCAATGCAACGCAGTTAGAACGCCTATTCCGCAGCAGCGGACTCTACCTGGAAAATAATTTAGCGCAGCTGGCCTATCGCCAGCCGGCGGCAAAAACTGAAACAGCGTCCCACACACCACTAACCAGTGCGGGCAGGATTCCCGACCTGAAACAGGCGCTGTTAAGCGTGTTTAGCAGTGCGACTCAGGAAGCAACACGACTTCAGCAAACGGCGTCCACCCCACCGCAAAGCCTGAGTGAGGCGCTCGCCAGTGCTGGCGCACGCATAAAGCAATCGGGGCAGTTACTGCAGTATTTACAACAGCTGACAGGTCAGACTGGTCTGAACACCGCCATGTTCGCCAGTGTTATCGCAAAGGTCAGCCCAGACTTGCCTCGCCAGCTTGCCGCCTTGATTCAAGCCGCGGCCGCTCTGGGCCTGGCTCGAATCAGCAGTAACCAATTACAACAGCTAAGCCGGCACAGCCAGGAGCCGGGCGCATTGATGCAATCCCAGGTAGAGTTTTTTGTGCGCGCGGGTGCCGAGCAATTGATGCCGGTAAACCTCCACATAGAAGAAAGACGCGCCCCACCGCAAGACGATACCGACCAGAAAGAGTCGCGCAAACGCAAATCCCAGCATACCTATTGGCGAGTGTTTATGGAGCTGACTTTGCGCGATAACAGCCAACTGGCAACCGAAATAACCTTTCAGGATGAACGATTGAGAACCCGTATGTGGAGCGATTCGAGCCACCTGCAACAACGCGCAACGGAACAACTTGATCAACTTCAGGCACGGCTGGAAGCCAGCGGCATTCAGATTGACGGCATGACGGTAGAGGCTGGACCTCCGCCAGCGCAACCGCGCCAAACGGTACAACAGCTAATTGATGTGAGAACATGA
- the ccmA gene encoding cytochrome c biogenesis heme-transporting ATPase CcmA, whose translation MCLPGSVTLAAAENNQQQGLSLVNLTCERDERVLFASLNADFFAGDIVQVTGANGRGKTTLLKIIIGTLPATRGEVSWRLNSASLRENLLYLGHHPAVNLSLTALENLSWYFGLNGRKSLIHDNLPDRDILTSALASVGLGGYEDVLCSQMSAGQHRRVALARLYISEAPLWLLDEPFTAIDRAGVAELEGVVAQHAARGGIVLLTTHQPLQAISHFRVLDLADFPPAPVEVA comes from the coding sequence ATGTGTTTACCGGGTTCAGTAACATTGGCGGCAGCAGAAAATAACCAACAACAAGGCCTATCGCTAGTTAATCTTACCTGTGAACGCGACGAGCGAGTATTGTTCGCGTCGTTGAACGCAGATTTCTTTGCCGGCGATATCGTGCAGGTTACAGGGGCGAATGGCCGCGGTAAAACGACGCTTCTGAAAATTATCATAGGTACACTGCCTGCAACCCGGGGTGAGGTGTCGTGGCGCCTGAATTCGGCCAGTTTACGGGAAAATTTGCTGTATCTGGGGCACCACCCGGCGGTCAATCTGTCGTTAACAGCACTGGAAAATTTAAGCTGGTATTTTGGTTTAAATGGACGCAAAAGCCTGATCCACGATAATTTACCTGATCGCGATATTTTAACTTCTGCTCTTGCCAGCGTTGGGCTAGGTGGTTACGAAGATGTACTCTGCAGTCAGATGTCTGCCGGTCAGCACCGGCGGGTTGCCCTGGCGCGTTTGTATATCAGTGAGGCGCCTTTATGGCTGCTGGACGAACCGTTTACCGCAATCGATCGCGCAGGCGTTGCCGAACTGGAAGGTGTAGTGGCCCAGCACGCGGCGCGTGGTGGTATTGTGTTGCTAACAACGCATCAGCCATTACAGGCGATTAGCCACTTTCGGGTGTTGGATCTCGCCGATTTTCCGCCCGCACCTGTGGAGGTTGCATGA
- the ccmB gene encoding heme exporter protein CcmB has protein sequence MIQLPGLGTLLMASVKRDLLLAFRNRGDIANPAIFFLSVLVFVPLGISPEAAVLAPIAPGMIWILALLATLLSLDRLFKGDFEDGSLEQMAISGQPLYWLVMVKALVHWLITGLPLTLLAPLLGVMMALPDAGFGPLIASLLLGSGSLSLVGSIGAALTVALRRGGLLLSLIIMPLYVPVLIFGTGAVRNAIEGFAFSGQLAVLGAYFTGALLLAPLAAAGALRIGLNQ, from the coding sequence ATGATCCAGTTACCGGGTCTGGGCACGCTGCTGATGGCGAGCGTAAAACGCGACTTATTGTTGGCGTTTCGCAATCGGGGTGATATCGCGAACCCTGCGATTTTTTTTCTGTCTGTACTGGTGTTTGTGCCCCTGGGCATTAGCCCCGAGGCTGCAGTACTCGCGCCCATCGCACCAGGGATGATTTGGATTCTTGCTCTGCTAGCGACCTTGCTTTCATTAGACCGTCTGTTTAAAGGTGACTTCGAGGACGGTTCGCTTGAGCAAATGGCGATCAGTGGGCAGCCTTTGTACTGGTTAGTGATGGTGAAAGCACTTGTCCACTGGCTGATTACCGGCTTGCCATTGACACTGTTGGCGCCTCTGCTCGGCGTAATGATGGCGTTGCCTGACGCGGGCTTCGGGCCCCTGATTGCCAGCTTGCTGCTCGGCTCCGGTTCGCTCAGTCTGGTGGGCTCTATTGGCGCGGCTTTGACCGTTGCGCTGCGGCGCGGTGGGTTATTGTTATCGCTTATTATTATGCCGCTTTACGTACCCGTGCTCATTTTTGGTACAGGCGCGGTGCGAAACGCTATTGAAGGCTTTGCTTTTAGTGGGCAGTTAGCGGTACTCGGGGCGTATTTTACGGGTGCGCTATTGCTGGCGCCGCTGGCGGCGGCCGGTGCGCTCCGAATCGGATTAAACCAATAA
- a CDS encoding heme ABC transporter permease: MNWQWFHRWSSPRWFYEKTGPWLPWLATAAVLMLLIGSAWGLCFAPIHSQQGNSYRIIYIHVPASFLALAGYYVMAISGAIGLIWRIKLSFMVMKAAAPLGAVLTFISLVTGAIWGKPTWGAWWVWDARITSMLVLFFLYLGMIALQEAYENQESADKTSAILALVGMINVPIIYKSVDWWFTLHQPATLKLTGNSSIHPSMAYPLIWMIVSFYLTYAWLLLERVRLEILQREKRTRWVQELVNLAT; encoded by the coding sequence TTGAATTGGCAATGGTTCCACCGTTGGAGCTCCCCGCGTTGGTTTTATGAGAAAACCGGGCCATGGCTGCCCTGGCTTGCTACGGCGGCAGTGCTGATGCTGCTTATCGGTTCGGCCTGGGGCCTGTGCTTCGCTCCTATTCATTCGCAGCAGGGCAATAGCTACCGCATTATCTATATTCATGTGCCCGCGTCGTTTCTGGCGCTGGCTGGCTACTATGTGATGGCGATCAGCGGCGCCATTGGTTTGATATGGCGGATCAAACTATCCTTTATGGTGATGAAAGCTGCGGCTCCGCTGGGGGCGGTGCTCACATTTATATCGTTGGTGACCGGTGCAATCTGGGGTAAGCCTACCTGGGGTGCCTGGTGGGTTTGGGATGCGCGCATAACCTCTATGCTGGTGTTATTTTTCCTGTATCTGGGCATGATCGCCTTGCAGGAAGCCTATGAAAACCAGGAGAGTGCCGATAAAACCAGTGCGATTCTCGCTTTAGTGGGCATGATCAATGTGCCGATTATTTATAAATCGGTGGACTGGTGGTTCACGCTTCATCAGCCGGCAACTCTGAAACTGACTGGTAATTCCAGCATCCACCCGAGTATGGCTTACCCGCTAATTTGGATGATTGTCAGCTTTTATTTGACTTACGCCTGGCTTCTGCTGGAACGTGTGCGCCTGGAAATTTTACAGCGGGAAAAACGTACCCGCTGGGTTCAGGAACTGGTCAATCTAGCAACATAA
- the ccmD gene encoding heme exporter protein CcmD, protein MLLKFQFSSLADMFAMSGHGAFVWASYVITLAGIAYLALGPYLAKRRFLAQQRALQKRIHS, encoded by the coding sequence ATGTTACTGAAGTTTCAATTTTCATCGCTCGCTGACATGTTTGCCATGAGTGGGCACGGTGCTTTTGTGTGGGCGAGCTACGTTATCACACTGGCCGGAATTGCTTACCTGGCGCTGGGCCCCTATCTAGCGAAGCGCCGCTTCCTTGCACAGCAACGCGCCTTGCAAAAACGTATACACTCTTGA
- the ccmE gene encoding cytochrome c maturation protein CcmE yields the protein MHPKRKQRLILVLFVVLVSSVGVSLTLYALNENINLFYPPTKIVNGEAPSGRTIRAGGCVVPGTVTRAKDNLEIDFDVTDGVSELSVTYDGILPDLFAEGEAVVLTGMLDHDGVFVATKVLAKHDENYMPPEVADTVTTDGVEHMKTCKGISYDS from the coding sequence ATGCATCCAAAACGAAAACAACGGCTGATTCTGGTGTTATTTGTGGTGTTAGTGAGCAGTGTGGGTGTCAGTCTCACGCTCTATGCACTTAACGAGAACATCAACCTGTTTTATCCGCCAACGAAAATAGTCAATGGCGAAGCGCCGTCGGGTAGAACCATTCGTGCAGGTGGCTGTGTGGTGCCAGGGACGGTGACACGAGCAAAAGATAACCTGGAAATTGATTTTGACGTAACCGACGGCGTCTCTGAGTTGTCGGTTACCTATGACGGTATCTTGCCCGATCTGTTTGCCGAAGGCGAAGCAGTTGTACTCACGGGTATGCTGGATCACGATGGCGTATTTGTAGCGACCAAAGTTCTCGCCAAACACGACGAAAATTACATGCCGCCTGAAGTCGCTGACACGGTAACTACCGATGGCGTCGAGCATATGAAAACCTGCAAAGGCATTAGTTATGATTCCTGA